A DNA window from Oncorhynchus tshawytscha isolate Ot180627B linkage group LG13, Otsh_v2.0, whole genome shotgun sequence contains the following coding sequences:
- the LOC112232384 gene encoding CDC42 small effector protein 1: MQGIWMHQDYPKSEGHRGYLSSPACRAATESRALHRQNRRSPGMSEFWHKMGCCVVAKPPPKKKRRKIDCSMIGEPTNFMHLTHIGSGEMAEGLPPSGSVQEQMRSKGPSTNGRSSLL, encoded by the exons ATGCAAGGGATCTGGATGCATCAGGACTATCCCAAGAGTGAGGGTCACAGAGGCTACCTGTCTTCACCAGCCTGCAGGGCGGCGACAGAGAGCAGGGCGCTGCACCGACAGAACCGGCGGAGCCCAGGAATGAGCGAGTTCTGGCACAAGATGGGCTGCTGCGTGGTGGCCAAACCCCCACCG aagaagaagaggaggaagattgACTGCAGCATGATCGGAGAGCCCACAAACTTTATGCACCTCACACACATTGGCTCTGGGGAGATGGCGGAAGGTTTGCCGCCG TCAGGGTCAGTCCAGGAACAGATGAGGTCCAAAGGACCCAGCACCAATGGCAGAAGCAGCCTCTTATAG